A region from the Paenarthrobacter aurescens genome encodes:
- the purS gene encoding phosphoribosylformylglycinamidine synthase subunit PurS codes for MPRIVVDVMPKPEILDPQGKAIVGALPRLGFNSFSAVRQGKRFELTVDGEVTDAILAQAREAAETLLSNPVIEDVVNVEVVEA; via the coding sequence ATGCCCCGGATCGTCGTTGACGTCATGCCCAAGCCCGAGATTCTGGATCCCCAGGGGAAGGCCATTGTGGGTGCTCTGCCCCGCCTCGGCTTCAACAGCTTCAGCGCAGTCCGCCAGGGCAAGCGCTTCGAACTGACCGTCGACGGCGAGGTGACCGACGCTATCCTGGCCCAGGCCCGCGAAGCTGCCGAGACCCTCCTGTCCAACCCGGTGATCGAGGATGTTGTCAACGTCGAGGTCGTCGAGGCCTGA
- a CDS encoding DUF1540 domain-containing protein, with the protein MTEHIAEVSACSVGTCGFNHNGCTAFGITIGGSQDHASCATFIDTNAMGGLPKVLAHVGACQRSECVHNNNLMCEAHDVKVGPGREAADCLTYEHS; encoded by the coding sequence ATGACCGAACACATTGCCGAAGTATCCGCCTGTAGCGTTGGCACGTGCGGATTCAACCACAACGGTTGCACCGCATTCGGAATCACCATCGGCGGGAGCCAGGACCACGCTTCCTGCGCCACGTTCATTGACACCAATGCCATGGGTGGCCTGCCCAAGGTCCTCGCCCACGTTGGTGCCTGCCAGCGGTCCGAGTGCGTCCATAACAACAACCTCATGTGCGAGGCACACGACGTCAAAGTTGGACCCGGCCGCGAAGCTGCAGACTGCCTGACGTACGAGCACTCCTGA
- a CDS encoding manganese catalase family protein, with amino-acid sequence MYLHTQLLINEIAADEPDPAAANALQEGLGGQFGEMRTMMQYLFQSMNFRGDPASKPYKDLLQGIGTEEISHVELIGTTISQLLDGSPRYQGKKSDPVDQPGAGGATPLKIALDTSNIHHYLVGAQGALPVDAAGNPWSGSYVYNSGNLVLDLLYNLMLESTGRLQKCRIYEMTENKTARSTIAYLIVRDQAHENAYAKALESLGVNWGKVLPIPKTNAEQFPEVKKLLDKGLQSIQYTFSADNLSEAGKLYRGASPSNDGTELSTDVMPDGFPITISPERKEEFAPGLDPELLALIQATAEQELKDADSPKESKPKAAKNKAAKKK; translated from the coding sequence ATGTACCTGCACACCCAACTTCTCATCAACGAAATCGCCGCTGACGAGCCTGATCCCGCCGCAGCAAACGCCCTCCAGGAAGGTCTCGGTGGCCAGTTCGGCGAAATGCGCACCATGATGCAATACCTGTTCCAGAGCATGAATTTCCGGGGTGACCCCGCGTCGAAGCCCTACAAGGACCTTCTCCAGGGCATCGGCACCGAAGAGATCAGCCACGTGGAGCTCATCGGCACCACCATTTCCCAGCTCCTGGACGGTTCGCCACGCTATCAAGGCAAGAAGTCCGATCCGGTGGATCAGCCGGGCGCAGGGGGAGCCACTCCCCTGAAGATCGCGCTGGACACCAGCAACATCCACCACTACCTGGTGGGTGCCCAGGGCGCCTTGCCGGTAGACGCCGCCGGCAATCCGTGGAGCGGCTCCTACGTCTACAACAGCGGCAACCTGGTGCTGGACCTGCTGTACAACCTGATGCTCGAATCCACCGGCAGGCTCCAGAAGTGCCGCATTTATGAGATGACTGAGAACAAAACCGCCCGCTCCACCATTGCGTACCTGATTGTCCGCGACCAGGCGCACGAGAATGCTTATGCAAAGGCCCTGGAAAGCCTGGGCGTCAACTGGGGCAAAGTCCTCCCCATTCCCAAAACCAACGCGGAGCAGTTCCCGGAGGTAAAGAAACTGTTGGACAAGGGCCTGCAGAGCATCCAGTACACCTTCAGCGCTGACAACCTCAGCGAAGCAGGCAAGCTTTACCGCGGGGCCTCACCCTCCAATGACGGGACGGAACTCAGTACCGACGTCATGCCCGACGGTTTCCCCATCACCATCTCCCCCGAACGCAAGGAAGAATTTGCGCCCGGGTTGGACCCGGAGTTGCTGGCATTGATCCAGGCCACCGCCGAGCAGGAACTCAAGGACGCGGACAGCCCCAAGGAATCAAAGCCCAAGGCAGCCAAGAACAAGGCAGCCAAGAAGAAGTAA
- a CDS encoding phosphoglycerate dehydrogenase, whose amino-acid sequence MKILVPNTIKLDLSALEDEVILYPADQPIPAGHRDAEVLVVWRNTSENLTDAARSMPRLRLVQTLAAGPDSVLAAGFADNVAITSGRSLHDGPVAEHALALILAAVRRMDQLMESQQAATWNEPYNAAQSSPDTEQLYTLDGANVTIWGFGSIAGRLAPLLAALGANVTGVASSKGERYGFPVVADDEFHEVLRTTDVLVSILPATPETADALNGDVLQALPDTAIFVNVGRGATVDEDALQAALEEGGLRVAALDVTKDEPLPADSKLWKAPNLIITPHVAGNRPKGAARIVVSNIKALKEGSPLTNQVAG is encoded by the coding sequence GTGAAAATTCTTGTCCCCAACACCATCAAGCTGGACCTCTCTGCCCTGGAGGACGAGGTCATCCTCTACCCAGCGGATCAGCCGATCCCCGCCGGGCACCGGGACGCTGAGGTTCTGGTGGTGTGGAGAAATACATCGGAGAACCTGACTGACGCAGCCCGCTCCATGCCCCGCCTCAGGCTGGTCCAAACACTCGCGGCGGGCCCGGATTCAGTGCTGGCAGCAGGTTTCGCGGACAACGTGGCCATCACCTCAGGGCGCTCGCTCCATGATGGCCCGGTGGCCGAGCACGCACTGGCGCTGATTCTGGCCGCAGTACGGCGCATGGACCAGCTGATGGAATCCCAGCAGGCCGCCACCTGGAACGAGCCGTACAACGCAGCGCAGTCCTCCCCTGACACCGAGCAGCTGTACACGCTCGACGGCGCCAACGTCACCATCTGGGGCTTTGGTTCCATCGCGGGACGGCTGGCTCCCCTACTGGCGGCATTGGGCGCGAACGTCACCGGCGTGGCCAGTTCCAAGGGCGAGCGATACGGATTCCCGGTGGTGGCTGACGATGAGTTCCACGAGGTCCTGCGCACCACGGACGTCCTGGTGTCCATCCTGCCGGCCACCCCTGAAACTGCGGATGCCCTGAACGGCGACGTCCTTCAGGCCCTCCCGGACACTGCGATCTTTGTGAACGTTGGCCGAGGCGCCACGGTGGACGAGGACGCCCTGCAAGCAGCTCTGGAGGAGGGCGGCTTGCGCGTCGCCGCCCTGGATGTCACCAAAGATGAACCGCTTCCTGCTGACTCCAAACTCTGGAAAGCGCCCAACCTGATCATCACACCCCATGTTGCAGGCAACCGCCCCAAGGGTGCGGCCAGGATTGTGGTGAGCAACATCAAGGCACTGAAGGAAGGGTCACCCCTGACCAACCAGGTTGCAGGCTGA
- a CDS encoding exo-alpha-sialidase, whose product MRSSSLARTAAAGALSAALLAGLGLPAMAAPIPPNNPAAAPGTFSEANIGADRTAANFFYRIPALTYLGNNVVLAAWDGRPGSAADAPNPNSIVQRRSTDGGQTWGPVTVIAAGHVGDASGPKYGYSDPSYIYDAEAGKVFAFFVYSKDQGFGGSQFGNSDADRTVISSAVIESSDGGVTWSQPRLITNVTKPGTSKTSPAAGDVRSNFASSGEGIQLKYGQYKGRLIQQFAGDIRQADGTNKIQAYSVYSDDHGATWHKGANVGDRMDENKTVELSDGRVLLNSRDNANQGYRKVAISTDGGATYGPVTLDTELPDPANNGAIARMFPDAAQGSADAKKLIFTNANSKTGRENVSARISCDDGATWPGVRTIRPGFSAYSTVTRLEAGKFGVLYEGNYTDNMPFAKFDDAWLNYVCAPLSVPAVTTAPGATQQIPVTVTNQEAGTLSGATATVYTPNGWSATTVPVPSLAPGASATVNVALTAPANASGPQNLNAAFTTANGRVSQFTFTATVPVAPQVGLTITGTAPARDVMASPYQVGEVLSYSLNIKSMANVTANSVPLSGTFDSGFLPPSAPNCRYNNLAAGANYTCTTAKHVITAADIERGYFVPEASFSITASATPSLTKTVPFTGTAVALRDGLLSADISGARADVGRDLATQPYAAGDLVPYTFTVKNTSPLVEKVVPTAGNFSPFLPEGTGNCRYSVLPAGQSYQCSTPRHTVTAEEAEQGFFIPKTTWDLSSAGQTTKTITVNGDPVELRTKPSAEPALTVQELGAPPSDLGTADKYSTGQKVVLEGLGYGDWYYVYLNKTGYRLGWIFPTTDNTVEFILPSDVKNGRDDVVVLDKNGVQVTFDRLQVTPKG is encoded by the coding sequence TTGAGATCTTCATCCTTAGCGCGGACAGCAGCCGCCGGCGCCCTCAGCGCCGCCCTCCTGGCCGGGCTCGGTCTTCCGGCCATGGCCGCCCCGATTCCGCCCAACAATCCCGCAGCAGCGCCGGGCACGTTCAGCGAAGCAAACATCGGAGCTGACCGCACCGCAGCCAACTTCTTCTACCGGATTCCCGCCCTGACGTACCTGGGCAACAACGTGGTGCTGGCCGCTTGGGACGGGCGTCCGGGTTCCGCGGCCGACGCTCCCAACCCGAATTCGATCGTCCAGCGCCGCAGCACCGACGGCGGCCAGACCTGGGGCCCTGTCACCGTTATCGCCGCCGGGCATGTGGGCGATGCCAGCGGACCCAAATACGGGTACAGCGACCCCTCATACATTTACGATGCCGAGGCAGGCAAAGTCTTCGCCTTCTTCGTTTACTCCAAGGACCAAGGCTTCGGCGGCAGCCAATTCGGCAACAGCGACGCCGACCGCACTGTGATTTCCTCAGCGGTCATCGAGTCCTCGGATGGAGGCGTCACCTGGAGCCAGCCGCGTCTCATTACCAACGTGACCAAGCCCGGGACCAGCAAGACCAGCCCCGCAGCAGGCGATGTCCGTTCCAACTTCGCATCCTCCGGCGAAGGCATCCAGCTCAAGTATGGGCAATACAAAGGCCGCTTGATCCAGCAGTTCGCCGGGGACATCCGGCAAGCTGATGGCACCAACAAGATTCAGGCTTACAGCGTCTACTCCGATGACCACGGCGCCACCTGGCACAAGGGAGCCAACGTAGGGGACCGCATGGACGAGAACAAGACCGTGGAACTCTCTGATGGCCGCGTGCTCCTGAACTCCCGGGACAACGCCAACCAGGGCTACCGCAAGGTTGCGATCTCAACCGACGGCGGCGCTACGTACGGCCCGGTTACCCTGGACACTGAGCTCCCGGATCCGGCCAACAACGGTGCCATCGCACGCATGTTCCCGGACGCGGCGCAAGGCTCAGCTGATGCAAAGAAGCTGATTTTCACCAACGCCAACTCCAAGACGGGCCGCGAAAACGTGTCCGCCCGCATCTCCTGCGACGACGGCGCCACCTGGCCGGGGGTGCGCACCATCCGTCCGGGGTTCTCCGCCTATTCCACGGTCACCCGTTTGGAAGCGGGCAAGTTCGGAGTGCTCTACGAGGGCAATTACACGGACAACATGCCGTTCGCAAAGTTTGATGACGCCTGGCTGAACTACGTTTGCGCCCCGCTCTCGGTCCCGGCTGTCACCACTGCGCCGGGCGCTACGCAGCAGATCCCCGTGACCGTTACCAATCAGGAGGCAGGCACGCTGTCCGGCGCCACCGCCACCGTCTACACACCCAATGGGTGGTCGGCCACCACGGTGCCGGTTCCTTCGTTGGCGCCGGGAGCGTCGGCTACTGTCAACGTTGCCCTGACGGCACCCGCGAACGCCAGCGGCCCGCAGAACCTCAATGCAGCATTCACCACTGCGAACGGGCGGGTTTCGCAGTTCACCTTCACCGCAACCGTGCCGGTGGCCCCGCAAGTCGGCCTGACCATCACAGGAACCGCACCTGCACGCGATGTGATGGCGAGTCCGTACCAAGTGGGAGAGGTCCTCAGCTACTCGCTCAACATCAAGAGCATGGCCAACGTCACGGCCAACTCGGTGCCGCTTTCGGGGACCTTCGATTCAGGGTTCCTGCCACCGTCGGCCCCCAACTGCCGGTACAACAACCTGGCTGCAGGTGCGAATTACACCTGCACCACGGCCAAACACGTGATCACGGCGGCAGACATTGAGCGCGGCTACTTTGTGCCGGAGGCGAGCTTCAGCATCACGGCCAGCGCGACGCCGTCACTCACCAAAACTGTCCCGTTCACCGGCACTGCGGTGGCTTTGCGTGACGGCCTGCTGAGCGCTGACATTAGTGGGGCGCGTGCCGACGTCGGGCGTGATCTGGCAACCCAGCCGTACGCCGCCGGTGACCTGGTCCCTTATACCTTCACCGTGAAGAACACGAGCCCGCTGGTGGAGAAAGTGGTGCCCACCGCCGGTAACTTCAGTCCTTTCCTCCCGGAAGGCACGGGCAACTGCCGCTACAGCGTGCTCCCCGCAGGCCAGAGCTACCAGTGCTCCACCCCGCGCCACACCGTAACCGCCGAAGAAGCCGAACAGGGATTCTTCATCCCGAAGACCACCTGGGACCTCAGCTCGGCTGGGCAAACCACCAAAACCATCACCGTAAATGGTGACCCGGTGGAGCTGAGGACTAAGCCGTCCGCGGAGCCCGCGTTGACCGTGCAGGAACTTGGCGCACCGCCGTCGGACCTCGGTACCGCGGACAAGTACAGCACGGGCCAAAAAGTGGTGCTTGAGGGCCTGGGCTACGGGGACTGGTACTACGTATATCTGAACAAAACGGGTTATCGCCTGGGCTGGATCTTCCCCACCACGGATAACACGGTGGAGTTCATCCTTCCTTCCGACGTGAAGAACGGCCGCGATGACGTGGTGGTGCTGGACAAAAACGGCGTCCAGGTCACTTTTGACAGGCTGCAGGTGACTCCCAAGGGCTAA
- a CDS encoding S8 family serine peptidase, giving the protein MAMPAQAAPAPETPGNVAGVAKKNLDPSAYKDGRYMVVLAEKPAATYDGGTAGLAPTKPEEGKKLDADSAEVKEYQQHLQQKQQEVARQENVTIKRDFTTAVNGFSANLTADQAINLAKDPKVLMVAPDTQNAPDYSTTDFLKLSGPNGTWATQYGGQDNAGKGTVVGVIDTGYTPSNPFFAGEPVGPLVGNPQVGVPYRTADGKIAMLKADGDTFVGECQPGTDTGADYDGSACNSKVLSTHYFADAFLETVPPENRAPEEVISAVDVDSHGTHTASTAAGNANVDAVVDGRSFGTTSGIAPAAKLAVYKVCWEDTDPATGGCYGSASVDAIEQAILDGVDVLNYSISGSTTSTTDPVSLAFLSAASAGIFVATSAGNSGPTASTVNHGAPWLTTVAATSFSQELQGTVEFSDGSKFRGASIMNREVTGAGVVLSTNAASGEGNAALCAPGSLDPAKVAGKVVVCDRGVVDRTAKSAEVLRGGGVGMILVNLTDSSLDTDKHVIPTVHVNPPATQTIKDKVTANPAITVSLLNRDTTGLPAEAQPQIAGFSSRGPLLATDSDLLKPDVSAPGVAILAGVSPIGTGGDNFGFLSGTSMASPHVAGFGALILGKNPQWSPATVKSAMMTTAGPVKLANGAVNKDVFATGAGQVDPAKVLNPGLVYDNTTEDYLKFVQGTGMDLGIEGLGTTQPRDMNVPSFALGNLAGKIEVTRTVTALTPGLYRATVNVPGVNVKVTPSVLNFGAAGEKKTFKVQFENNSAALGKFAMGSLSWQGANKTVTSPIAVRPQSVITDKALTFTGTGPNGSGTINITSGTNLPVGVTVDGLSKADSSAVELVPGPFAGETNASNYVKKVTVGQGSALAKFSVISSDEAADFDMLVVTPSGQQLPAATASASETLSVPNPAAGDYYVYANLYASPNNQATKATVDAAVLGANQGNASVTPNPIRLANGKTGQITLNWTNLEPGSYIGRLTFAGTSEPSFVTVLVNPGGTVVVPDEEDPKKDKKDKKHGGKIRADEPTQGNNAG; this is encoded by the coding sequence ATGGCGATGCCGGCCCAGGCCGCTCCCGCCCCGGAGACGCCCGGGAACGTTGCAGGCGTGGCCAAGAAGAACCTTGACCCCAGCGCTTATAAGGACGGCCGCTACATGGTGGTCCTGGCCGAGAAGCCTGCAGCTACTTACGACGGCGGCACGGCGGGCCTTGCGCCCACCAAGCCCGAAGAAGGCAAGAAGCTCGACGCCGACAGCGCCGAGGTGAAGGAATACCAGCAACACCTCCAGCAGAAGCAGCAGGAAGTTGCCCGGCAGGAAAACGTCACCATCAAACGTGACTTCACAACCGCCGTCAACGGCTTCAGTGCCAACCTCACAGCGGACCAGGCCATCAACCTGGCCAAGGATCCCAAGGTCCTTATGGTGGCACCGGACACGCAGAACGCACCGGACTACTCCACCACTGACTTCCTTAAGCTCAGTGGCCCCAACGGCACCTGGGCCACGCAATACGGGGGCCAGGACAACGCCGGCAAAGGCACCGTAGTTGGTGTAATCGACACCGGATACACCCCCTCCAACCCGTTCTTCGCAGGAGAACCCGTTGGTCCGCTGGTGGGAAACCCCCAAGTTGGCGTTCCGTACCGCACCGCTGACGGCAAGATCGCCATGCTCAAGGCCGACGGCGATACTTTTGTGGGCGAGTGCCAGCCCGGCACTGACACTGGTGCCGACTACGACGGCAGCGCCTGCAACTCCAAGGTCCTCAGCACCCACTACTTCGCTGACGCCTTCCTGGAAACCGTTCCGCCGGAAAACCGTGCCCCGGAAGAAGTCATCTCTGCCGTTGACGTGGACAGCCACGGCACCCATACGGCCAGCACCGCAGCGGGCAACGCCAACGTTGACGCCGTAGTGGATGGCCGCAGCTTTGGAACCACCAGCGGCATTGCACCGGCCGCCAAGCTGGCCGTCTACAAGGTCTGCTGGGAAGACACCGATCCCGCTACGGGCGGCTGCTACGGCTCCGCTTCAGTGGACGCCATTGAGCAGGCCATCCTGGACGGCGTGGACGTGCTGAACTACTCCATCTCCGGTTCAACAACATCCACCACGGACCCTGTTTCCCTGGCATTCCTCTCAGCAGCTTCGGCAGGGATCTTCGTTGCCACCTCGGCCGGAAACTCCGGACCCACCGCCAGCACCGTGAACCACGGAGCACCGTGGCTGACCACCGTTGCAGCAACGTCCTTCTCCCAGGAGCTTCAGGGCACTGTTGAATTCTCCGATGGCAGCAAGTTCCGCGGAGCGTCCATCATGAACCGTGAGGTGACCGGGGCCGGCGTCGTGCTTTCCACCAATGCTGCAAGCGGTGAAGGAAACGCCGCGCTCTGCGCCCCGGGCTCACTTGACCCGGCCAAGGTAGCCGGCAAGGTAGTTGTGTGCGACCGCGGTGTGGTTGATCGGACCGCCAAGAGCGCCGAAGTTCTGCGCGGCGGTGGCGTGGGCATGATCCTGGTGAACCTGACGGACTCCTCACTGGACACTGACAAGCACGTCATCCCCACCGTCCACGTGAACCCGCCCGCTACGCAAACCATCAAGGACAAGGTCACGGCCAACCCGGCCATCACCGTTTCCCTGCTGAACCGCGACACCACGGGCCTGCCTGCCGAAGCGCAGCCGCAGATCGCCGGGTTCTCCTCCCGCGGTCCGCTGCTGGCCACCGACTCGGACCTCTTGAAGCCTGACGTGTCCGCTCCCGGCGTGGCCATCCTTGCGGGTGTTTCGCCGATCGGAACCGGCGGAGACAACTTCGGTTTCCTCTCCGGAACGTCCATGGCCTCACCCCACGTTGCCGGTTTCGGCGCGCTGATCCTGGGCAAGAACCCGCAGTGGTCCCCGGCCACCGTGAAGTCCGCCATGATGACCACCGCTGGTCCGGTCAAGCTGGCCAACGGTGCCGTCAACAAGGACGTCTTCGCAACCGGTGCGGGACAGGTGGATCCCGCAAAGGTCCTTAACCCGGGCCTGGTGTATGACAACACCACCGAGGACTACCTGAAGTTCGTCCAGGGCACGGGCATGGATTTGGGCATCGAAGGCCTGGGCACAACCCAGCCACGGGACATGAACGTACCTTCCTTCGCACTGGGCAACCTCGCCGGCAAGATCGAGGTCACCCGCACCGTCACGGCACTCACCCCCGGCCTGTACCGGGCAACGGTCAACGTACCCGGAGTCAACGTCAAGGTCACTCCGTCCGTACTGAACTTCGGTGCCGCGGGTGAGAAGAAGACGTTCAAGGTGCAGTTCGAGAACAACAGCGCCGCGCTGGGCAAGTTCGCCATGGGCTCGCTGAGCTGGCAGGGCGCCAACAAGACCGTCACCTCGCCGATCGCTGTCCGTCCCCAGTCCGTCATCACGGACAAGGCACTGACCTTCACCGGAACCGGTCCCAACGGCTCCGGAACCATCAACATCACCTCCGGCACCAACCTGCCGGTAGGCGTCACTGTTGATGGCCTCTCCAAGGCTGATTCCTCGGCAGTGGAACTGGTTCCGGGTCCGTTTGCCGGTGAAACCAACGCATCCAACTACGTGAAGAAGGTAACGGTCGGTCAGGGCAGTGCTCTGGCCAAGTTCTCGGTCATCTCCTCCGACGAGGCTGCGGACTTTGACATGCTGGTGGTGACCCCCTCCGGTCAGCAACTGCCCGCAGCTACAGCGTCAGCCAGCGAAACGCTGTCAGTACCCAACCCGGCGGCAGGCGACTACTACGTCTACGCCAACCTGTACGCAAGCCCCAACAACCAGGCCACCAAGGCCACCGTTGATGCTGCCGTACTGGGCGCCAACCAGGGGAACGCTTCCGTGACGCCAAACCCGATCCGCCTCGCCAACGGCAAGACGGGCCAGATCACGCTGAACTGGACCAACCTGGAGCCCGGCTCCTACATTGGCCGGCTGACCTTCGCAGGTACCAGCGAGCCGAGCTTCGTCACCGTCCTGGTCAACCCGGGCGGAACGGTAGTGGTCCCGGATGAGGAAGACCCCAAGAAGGACAAGAAGGACAAGAAGCACGGCGGAAAGATCCGCGCCGACGAGCCCACACAGGGCAACAACGCAGGCTAG
- a CDS encoding serine protease inhibitor, with product MVSAENSDAGNNDTAKSEYDIDLTVTLTEEPGAESRVFHLRSSAGILSPDPDTVDSNLPDAQSALAAVEQFGEEVFFPEPRPDRICTQQYGGPQVAVVKGWFRGRKVHSQFSLTDGCEIARWKALASLLGNTGGSTGAI from the coding sequence ATGGTTTCCGCAGAGAACAGCGATGCAGGCAACAACGACACAGCCAAGAGCGAGTACGACATCGACCTCACGGTCACGCTCACGGAGGAGCCTGGCGCTGAAAGCCGGGTGTTCCATCTCCGTTCGTCCGCGGGCATCCTGTCGCCTGACCCTGACACGGTGGATTCAAACTTGCCGGACGCGCAATCGGCGCTGGCCGCCGTCGAGCAGTTCGGTGAGGAAGTCTTCTTCCCCGAGCCCCGCCCGGACCGGATCTGCACTCAGCAGTATGGCGGCCCGCAGGTAGCTGTGGTCAAGGGATGGTTCCGTGGACGGAAAGTTCACAGCCAGTTCAGCCTGACTGATGGCTGTGAGATTGCGCGGTGGAAGGCGCTGGCATCGCTTCTGGGCAATACCGGAGGCTCAACCGGCGCCATTTAG
- a CDS encoding 3-methyladenine DNA glycosylase: MAASRLRHLPQEQWLGLEAAHHSRVARYADPYLARRSAGKKHPVEDFLFTYYTQKPGQLQRWHPGHGVVLSGERAAERTAWKFYRTLDDAELALVGLPSGTPAVTFDRDSFMSDRAEAVRFAGIILAGTAKRPAQFGCFGLHEWAMVYRQEKFELRHEYLKLRLGGEGTDTVVEQNRIRCSHFDAFRFYTPDATPLNDLTPTRENQRTMEQPGCLHANMDLYKWAYKLTPALPSELVMDAFELSWRIRAMDMQASPYDLEEWGYPPIRIETPQGKSEYVEYQRAFAAESQELRARVLQAVGPLLDELSGLAA, from the coding sequence ATGGCGGCCTCTAGGCTGCGGCACCTCCCCCAGGAGCAATGGCTCGGGCTGGAGGCAGCCCACCATTCACGCGTAGCGCGTTATGCGGATCCGTACCTTGCCCGGCGTTCGGCCGGTAAGAAGCACCCCGTGGAGGACTTCCTCTTCACCTACTACACACAGAAGCCGGGCCAGCTTCAGCGCTGGCATCCCGGCCACGGTGTAGTCCTCAGCGGCGAGCGCGCTGCGGAACGCACGGCTTGGAAGTTCTACCGAACGCTCGACGACGCCGAGCTTGCCTTAGTGGGGCTGCCCTCAGGAACGCCTGCGGTCACCTTTGACCGGGACAGCTTTATGTCCGACCGCGCCGAGGCCGTGCGCTTTGCAGGAATCATCCTCGCGGGAACGGCAAAGCGTCCGGCACAGTTCGGGTGCTTCGGGCTGCACGAGTGGGCAATGGTGTACCGCCAGGAAAAGTTTGAGTTGCGCCATGAGTACCTGAAGCTGAGGCTGGGCGGCGAGGGCACGGACACCGTTGTTGAACAGAACCGCATCCGGTGCTCGCACTTTGATGCTTTCCGCTTCTACACACCGGACGCTACCCCGCTCAATGATCTAACCCCCACCCGGGAGAACCAGCGCACCATGGAACAGCCGGGCTGCCTTCATGCCAACATGGACCTCTACAAATGGGCGTACAAGCTCACCCCCGCCTTGCCGAGCGAGCTGGTGATGGACGCTTTCGAGTTGTCGTGGCGGATCCGGGCCATGGACATGCAGGCCTCACCCTACGATCTTGAAGAATGGGGCTACCCGCCCATCAGGATTGAGACACCGCAGGGTAAATCCGAGTACGTTGAATACCAGAGGGCTTTCGCGGCCGAATCCCAGGAGCTGCGGGCCCGGGTGCTTCAGGCAGTAGGGCCGCTCTTGGACGAGCTGAGCGGTTTGGCTGCCTGA
- a CDS encoding SSI family serine proteinase inhibitor — MRMRFVRPILAVLAVTGLAACSGTPTPGSTGSATQAPSSSASSTSSPSSSATPSPSPTSTSAATGQGNAELSITLLETAEASPQNFTLVCTGGTPAAESKHPSAAEACNTLKSSPSILSPAPPRTDQACTMQYGGPATAKVTGSVDGKEVSASFNRTDGCQIALWDAAKSVLGSDGGL; from the coding sequence ATGCGCATGCGATTTGTTCGGCCCATCCTGGCGGTGCTTGCCGTCACCGGCCTCGCCGCATGCTCAGGCACCCCCACTCCGGGTTCCACAGGCAGCGCAACCCAGGCGCCGTCGTCGTCGGCCTCTTCAACCAGCAGCCCAAGCAGCAGCGCAACCCCCAGCCCCTCCCCCACCAGCACGTCCGCAGCCACCGGCCAAGGCAACGCCGAGCTCTCCATCACGCTCCTAGAGACTGCCGAAGCCTCGCCCCAGAACTTCACCCTCGTCTGCACAGGCGGCACGCCCGCTGCCGAGAGCAAGCACCCATCGGCGGCTGAAGCCTGCAACACCCTCAAAAGCTCTCCTTCGATCCTGAGCCCCGCGCCCCCGCGTACGGACCAGGCCTGCACCATGCAGTACGGCGGTCCGGCAACAGCCAAAGTGACCGGATCCGTGGATGGCAAGGAAGTCAGCGCGTCCTTCAACCGCACGGACGGATGCCAGATCGCCCTCTGGGACGCGGCGAAGAGCGTCCTCGGATCAGATGGCGGCCTCTAG
- a CDS encoding MarR family winged helix-turn-helix transcriptional regulator codes for MTAINESTQETDDLLLERQLCFALTVASRSVVGVYKPVLERLGLTHPQYLVMLALWERSPRTLKDISDSLLHEPATLSPLLRRLEEAELITRERVAGNERALAVKLTDKGAALREQATAVPGEIRERLQLSREEVAELHQAMTGLIAATQRHNSV; via the coding sequence ATGACAGCCATCAATGAGTCCACGCAGGAGACCGATGACCTCCTGCTGGAACGCCAGCTGTGCTTCGCCCTGACTGTGGCCTCGCGCAGCGTTGTGGGCGTCTACAAGCCCGTACTGGAACGGCTGGGGCTCACCCATCCGCAGTATTTGGTGATGCTCGCCCTCTGGGAACGGAGCCCCCGCACGCTCAAGGACATCAGCGACAGCCTCCTCCACGAGCCCGCCACCCTTTCCCCGCTCCTGAGGCGCCTTGAGGAAGCGGAGCTGATTACCCGCGAGCGCGTTGCCGGCAATGAGCGGGCCTTGGCGGTCAAGCTGACGGACAAAGGCGCGGCACTGCGCGAACAGGCCACAGCCGTTCCGGGCGAGATCCGTGAACGCCTGCAGCTCAGCCGTGAAGAAGTAGCCGAACTCCATCAAGCCATGACCGGACTGATCGCAGCCACGCAACGGCATAACTCCGTCTAG